Proteins found in one Gemmatimonadota bacterium genomic segment:
- a CDS encoding methyltransferase domain-containing protein has translation MNDGIIGSGGMASHNKRGKHAVSTAAERDYLLGTNDEELHRLQAQHNAWQAETTDLWDRAAFRAGQTILDLGCGPGFTSLELGERVGAGGRVLAVDGSKKFANFLRHRAASASMTQIEVVVADVRTLDLPAASIDAVFARWLLCFIKEPQKVIEQVARMLKRGGRLLVMDYCAYGAFVAQIQYPHLRRVLQAVHRSFGDGLKIGDKLPHLMERCGLEVVEVIPIGGIARPGNRIWCWIEDFLRMYLPELVARGALREEDCAAHWEEWQTNARDPQANISSPSMVGVIGVKI, from the coding sequence ATGAACGATGGCATCATCGGCTCGGGCGGTATGGCGAGTCATAATAAAAGAGGAAAACACGCCGTGAGCACCGCTGCCGAACGCGACTATCTGTTGGGAACAAATGACGAGGAACTGCACCGCCTGCAAGCGCAACACAATGCATGGCAGGCCGAAACCACAGACTTGTGGGATCGCGCCGCCTTTCGCGCTGGACAAACGATTCTCGACCTCGGTTGTGGCCCGGGCTTTACGAGTTTAGAACTGGGCGAGCGCGTGGGCGCAGGTGGGCGCGTTCTGGCCGTGGATGGATCAAAAAAATTCGCGAATTTTCTCCGACACCGCGCTGCATCAGCCAGTATGACGCAAATCGAGGTCGTCGTAGCGGATGTCCGCACCCTTGACCTGCCAGCCGCTTCTATAGACGCTGTGTTCGCTCGTTGGCTACTCTGCTTCATAAAAGAGCCACAAAAGGTGATTGAGCAGGTAGCCCGCATGCTTAAAAGGGGCGGACGCCTGCTCGTTATGGATTACTGCGCTTATGGGGCATTTGTCGCCCAGATCCAATACCCCCACTTGCGACGCGTGCTACAGGCGGTACACAGGAGCTTCGGCGATGGACTCAAAATCGGCGATAAGCTACCGCACCTCATGGAACGTTGTGGCCTGGAGGTCGTGGAAGTCATTCCCATCGGCGGCATTGCCCGCCCGGGCAACCGCATCTGGTGCTGGATAGAAGATTTCTTGCGCATGTATTTGCCCGAACTCGTGGCACGCGGCGCATTGCGCGAAGAAGATTGCGCGGCGCATTGGGAAGAATGGCAAACAAATGCCCGCGATCCACAAGCCAATATTTCATCGCCATCAATGGTCGGCGTAATTGGCGTCAAGATCTAA
- a CDS encoding CBS domain-containing protein, with translation MAPRTALQQLLYDPISSLDLPAPECVSAETSVADAVETMRSKNLGCLLVVDKQGLLRGIFAQGDLFEKVAGRDIDLTKITVDSLMTKDPTALKTSDPIGHLLHLMSLHGFRHIPIVDPDGCPVGLASFKVMLKFTGGLFSDNISPN, from the coding sequence ATGGCACCGCGCACCGCGCTTCAGCAACTGCTCTACGACCCCATCTCATCCCTCGACCTGCCAGCACCCGAATGCGTATCTGCTGAGACCTCGGTAGCCGATGCCGTCGAGACCATGCGCAGTAAAAATCTGGGATGTTTGCTGGTCGTTGACAAACAGGGCTTGTTGCGCGGCATATTCGCACAGGGCGATCTCTTTGAAAAAGTTGCCGGGCGCGATATAGACCTGACAAAAATAACGGTCGATAGCCTGATGACCAAAGACCCCACCGCATTGAAAACATCTGATCCCATCGGTCACCTCCTGCACCTGATGTCTCTGCACGGCTTTCGCCACATACCCATTGTAGATCCCGATGGATGTCCCGTGGGTCTGGCATCCTTTAAAGTCATGCTCAAGTTCACCGGCGGTCTCTTCTCAGACAACATATCGCCCAACTAA
- a CDS encoding metallopeptidase TldD-related protein, which yields MRSFSRLLCLVCIVFTATSVRAETSLLQAMREELTRSFSSLQKQPVPPYYLSYEITETQGISVEASFGVLTYSRESQRRRLDIDLRVGDYAFDNTHQVRGGPRNWSDRYSRIEIPIEDDPDAIRSVLWYHTDKKYKRAIEKLTTVKTNVRVKVEEEDQSDDFSKEPVEHYVEDIASFDIPRDEWEARLKKYTAPFAQYGDIYEAEASLSANISTRQYVNSEGSKIQTSQVLYRLFIYAFTKADDGMELPRYESFSAFTPEGLPSDDEVLALVERIIADLHALRDAPIVAPYTGPAILSGRASGVLFHEIFGHRIEGHRQKREDEGQTFKKKIGEKVLPETFSVYFDPTQTSSAGKDLVGAYAYDNQGVKARRVVVVENGIFRRFLMSRSPIENFPNSNGHGRKQPGYAPVARQSNLIVETSEPLTRDQLKEMLIEQCRREDKAFGLYFEDIQGGFTITGRTFPNAFNVLPIMVYRIYTDGREELVRGVDLIGTPLTAFSQIAAADDQTGVFNGICGAESGGVPVAAVSPGIFISQIEVQKKEKSQERRPILESPFSESAEESDLP from the coding sequence ATGAGATCATTTTCCAGGCTTTTATGCCTCGTCTGCATCGTGTTTACTGCTACCAGCGTTCGGGCCGAGACCTCATTACTACAGGCCATGCGGGAAGAACTGACCCGCTCCTTCAGTTCGCTCCAGAAGCAGCCGGTCCCACCCTACTACCTCAGCTATGAAATCACCGAGACGCAGGGAATCAGCGTCGAAGCCTCCTTCGGCGTGCTCACCTACAGCCGCGAATCGCAGCGGCGGCGGCTCGATATCGATCTGCGCGTGGGGGACTACGCCTTCGACAATACGCATCAGGTCCGCGGTGGCCCCCGCAATTGGTCCGATCGCTATTCGAGAATCGAAATTCCCATTGAGGATGATCCGGACGCCATCCGCAGCGTGCTCTGGTACCACACCGACAAAAAGTACAAACGCGCCATTGAAAAGCTAACCACGGTCAAGACCAATGTCCGGGTCAAGGTAGAAGAGGAAGACCAGTCGGACGATTTTTCCAAAGAGCCGGTCGAGCACTATGTGGAAGACATCGCCTCCTTCGACATCCCCCGCGACGAATGGGAAGCCAGGCTCAAGAAATACACGGCCCCCTTCGCCCAATACGGAGACATCTACGAAGCCGAAGCCAGCCTCTCGGCTAATATCTCGACCCGCCAATACGTCAACAGCGAGGGCAGCAAGATCCAGACCTCACAAGTACTCTACCGACTGTTCATCTACGCCTTTACCAAGGCCGACGACGGCATGGAATTGCCGCGCTACGAATCCTTCTCGGCCTTTACCCCGGAGGGTTTGCCCAGCGACGATGAGGTCCTCGCTCTGGTAGAGCGCATAATTGCTGACTTGCACGCCCTGCGCGACGCCCCTATAGTAGCCCCCTACACCGGTCCAGCGATTCTCTCGGGCCGCGCCAGCGGCGTTCTCTTCCACGAAATTTTCGGACACCGCATCGAGGGCCACCGCCAGAAACGCGAGGACGAGGGCCAGACCTTCAAAAAGAAAATAGGAGAAAAAGTCCTGCCCGAGACCTTCTCAGTTTACTTCGATCCCACTCAGACGAGCAGTGCTGGCAAGGATCTGGTAGGAGCCTACGCATACGACAATCAGGGCGTCAAGGCGCGGCGGGTCGTCGTCGTCGAAAACGGGATTTTCCGCCGCTTCCTCATGTCGCGTTCCCCGATCGAGAACTTCCCCAACTCCAACGGCCACGGACGCAAGCAGCCGGGCTATGCCCCCGTAGCGCGCCAGTCCAACCTCATTGTCGAGACCTCGGAGCCGCTGACCCGGGACCAGCTCAAGGAAATGCTCATCGAACAGTGTCGCAGGGAAGACAAGGCATTCGGCCTCTATTTCGAGGATATCCAGGGGGGCTTCACCATCACGGGCCGCACCTTCCCCAACGCCTTCAACGTGCTTCCCATCATGGTGTACCGCATTTATACCGACGGACGCGAGGAACTCGTGCGCGGAGTTGACCTGATCGGCACGCCGCTCACTGCCTTCAGCCAGATCGCCGCTGCTGACGATCAGACCGGCGTATTCAACGGCATATGCGGCGCCGAGTCGGGAGGCGTACCCGTGGCCGCGGTCTCTCCCGGCATATTCATCTCGCAGATTGAAGTGCAGAAGAAAGAGAAATCCCAGGAGCGCCGGCCTATCCTCGAATCACCTTTCTCCGAGTCCGCTGAAGAATCGGACCTCCCTTGA
- a CDS encoding sulfotransferase: MRRILLGSALMVPLRLIEKMRYGRAVARTKIAHPPIFIIGHARSGTTHLHYLLTRDPQFAIVSLFQSIAPTFFLIGRGWIKRFMAKQLKPKRPQDDVKLAMDLPNEEEFAIANSSELSSVHFLTFPSRATEYFEKYIFLRGLTERQQARWDAVITDIIKKATLAGAGKQLVLKSPSNTGRIPHLLRLFPNAKFIHIARNPCDVYYSTNHTF, translated from the coding sequence GTGAGGCGAATTCTCCTTGGCTCGGCCCTGATGGTGCCGCTACGCTTGATCGAAAAGATGCGCTACGGGCGCGCCGTGGCTCGGACGAAAATTGCGCATCCACCGATCTTTATCATCGGCCATGCCCGCTCGGGCACGACGCACTTGCACTATCTCCTGACGCGCGATCCGCAGTTCGCAATCGTCTCGTTGTTCCAATCCATCGCCCCGACATTCTTTCTGATCGGCCGTGGTTGGATCAAGCGTTTCATGGCCAAACAGCTCAAGCCAAAACGTCCGCAGGATGATGTCAAACTGGCGATGGACCTGCCGAATGAGGAGGAATTCGCGATTGCCAATTCCTCTGAGCTATCCAGCGTTCACTTCCTTACATTCCCATCCAGGGCGACGGAATACTTTGAAAAATATATCTTCCTGAGGGGACTGACTGAGCGGCAACAGGCGCGCTGGGATGCCGTCATCACGGACATCATTAAAAAAGCCACCCTTGCGGGCGCTGGAAAACAGTTGGTACTCAAAAGCCCCTCCAACACCGGCCGAATTCCCCACCTCCTGCGCCTTTTCCCCAATGCCAAGTTCATTCATATCGCAAGAAATCCATGCGATGTCTATTACTCGACAAACCATACATTCAG
- a CDS encoding phytanoyl-CoA dioxygenase family protein, translating to MPQTISLSDLDFQSENIDLQRAAETFKTHGAIVVRGLLREYIDALHRDIEATARQSLDLLDQASTIPEGWRTPNSTLFIPAPENYERDRQIMVLGINYNTSATFFRSAFHPPTLDIVEAILGPNIELYGNGQCLYKEPVGGHPKHLHQDSAYFEHRYEGPVGILTYVVPTDLKNGALHVVPGSHKLGQLDHIDTFSHLGLADDEWPWERALPIPGQPGDAIFFHVKTVHGSKQNHSNKPRPVFIHRYRRSDDYVVIRGTTTKNRAESSKRPIEEKKENGFMVRGFRPY from the coding sequence ATGCCCCAAACCATTTCTCTAAGCGACCTGGACTTCCAGTCGGAAAATATTGACCTACAACGCGCTGCCGAGACATTCAAAACCCATGGTGCGATAGTCGTGCGGGGACTGCTCCGCGAATACATCGACGCACTTCACCGCGACATCGAAGCCACAGCCAGGCAATCCCTCGACCTCCTCGATCAAGCCAGCACAATACCCGAAGGATGGCGCACGCCCAACAGCACCCTCTTTATACCTGCGCCTGAAAATTACGAACGCGATCGACAAATCATGGTCCTGGGCATCAACTACAACACCAGCGCCACCTTCTTTCGCTCGGCATTTCACCCGCCCACCCTCGACATCGTCGAAGCCATCCTCGGTCCCAACATCGAACTCTACGGCAACGGGCAATGCCTGTACAAAGAACCCGTCGGAGGCCATCCCAAACACCTGCACCAGGACTCGGCCTATTTCGAACACCGGTACGAAGGACCTGTTGGCATCCTCACCTACGTCGTCCCCACCGACCTCAAAAACGGTGCCCTCCACGTCGTACCCGGCTCTCACAAACTGGGACAACTCGACCACATCGACACCTTCTCGCACCTGGGACTTGCAGACGACGAATGGCCCTGGGAGCGTGCCCTCCCAATACCCGGTCAACCCGGTGACGCCATCTTCTTCCACGTCAAAACCGTTCACGGCTCCAAACAGAACCATTCGAACAAACCCCGCCCCGTCTTCATACACCGCTACCGCAGATCCGACGATTACGTCGTCATACGCGGCACCACCACAAAAAACCGCGCAGAATCGTCAAAGCGTCCGATAGAAGAAAAAAAAGAAAATGGATTCATGGTACGCGGTTTTCGACCATATTAA
- a CDS encoding cytochrome P450 — translation MLRFAEEILLLLHNEDRGDFAPGLAPDTLNIVLAGAVLMDLALENRIDTDLEHLFLADATPLEDDLLDPTLADIARDTDTRDANYWLAKTTKRGDEIRDKALTRLVNRGILEPESEDIFLLSRLVSRSRRYPTIDGKTLEEVRLRIMRVLYTDEIPDPRDIVIICLADACGVFKNILSQSELSEVQERIELIRKMDLIGQSVTKAIREHEPPTPLPTPRKEIPQAPGLPLIGNTIGMKRDLGSLLVKQYRNLGPIFRIKAFNRRFVVLVGPEANTFVKRGGKYLRTLENWVDYNKAGGVGRSIISMDGPDHIRLRKELADVYTHRLIEGRVADVVRVLQQDIAGWPQDKPLPGLYTWQRIVLDQIGVLALSMPVHDYLDDIMIYFQSKMKTYVMRQQPRLMLYRPRVRRAFKRVEELAQRILADHEPEKRRNKPPDAIDHLLELHHRDPQFLPETDLDMLGPLSAGLDTVANICAFMFYELLKRPELREQVIAEADALFDQGMPTVNDLRQLDVIHRTAMEIIRLYPLAPVMSLRTVANSFEFEGYKVPAGETLLIGFTVPHRMPEYFPNPERFDIDRYTAERAEHRQHGVYVPFGLGAHRCPGNRLAEVLIALNMATVLREAELVLHPPDCELKTKRSYALLPNYKFRLVRRHR, via the coding sequence ATGCTGAGATTTGCTGAAGAAATACTGCTACTTCTCCACAACGAAGACCGAGGTGATTTCGCACCCGGTCTTGCACCAGACACTTTGAACATCGTCCTCGCTGGTGCCGTATTGATGGATTTGGCCCTGGAAAACCGCATCGATACCGATCTCGAGCATCTCTTTTTGGCTGATGCCACGCCTCTCGAGGACGACCTGCTCGATCCCACCCTTGCCGACATCGCGCGCGATACGGACACACGAGACGCCAACTATTGGCTCGCAAAAACGACCAAACGAGGCGACGAAATCCGCGATAAAGCACTTACGCGTTTAGTCAACCGGGGCATATTAGAACCCGAGTCCGAAGATATCTTTCTCCTCTCGCGCCTGGTGTCGCGCTCCCGCCGCTATCCTACCATTGATGGAAAAACATTAGAAGAAGTCCGGTTACGCATTATGCGCGTACTGTACACCGATGAAATTCCGGACCCACGCGACATCGTCATTATCTGTCTGGCGGATGCCTGCGGCGTTTTCAAGAATATTTTATCCCAGTCAGAACTATCGGAGGTACAAGAACGGATCGAACTGATTCGAAAAATGGACCTGATCGGCCAATCGGTTACCAAAGCGATCCGCGAGCATGAGCCTCCTACCCCTCTCCCTACTCCACGCAAGGAGATACCTCAGGCACCGGGGTTGCCGCTTATTGGCAACACCATCGGCATGAAGCGCGATTTGGGCTCGCTTCTCGTCAAACAATACCGAAACTTAGGTCCGATTTTTCGCATCAAGGCATTCAATCGCCGCTTCGTCGTCCTCGTAGGTCCCGAGGCGAATACCTTCGTAAAGCGAGGGGGTAAATACCTGCGCACGCTTGAAAACTGGGTGGATTACAACAAAGCTGGGGGAGTCGGACGTAGCATAATCAGCATGGATGGTCCCGACCATATTCGCCTGCGCAAAGAACTGGCGGATGTGTACACCCACCGCCTCATTGAAGGCCGCGTGGCAGACGTTGTCCGCGTTCTTCAACAAGACATCGCCGGATGGCCACAGGACAAGCCGCTGCCGGGCTTATACACCTGGCAGCGCATCGTCTTAGATCAGATCGGTGTGCTGGCCCTCAGCATGCCTGTACACGACTACTTAGACGACATTATGATTTATTTTCAGAGCAAGATGAAAACCTATGTCATGCGACAGCAACCCAGGCTGATGTTATATCGACCACGCGTCCGGCGTGCCTTCAAGCGAGTGGAAGAACTGGCTCAGCGCATTCTGGCAGATCACGAACCAGAAAAACGCCGCAACAAGCCACCGGATGCCATTGACCATTTGCTGGAACTGCACCACAGGGATCCGCAATTTCTTCCCGAGACCGATTTAGACATGTTGGGACCTCTCTCGGCCGGTCTCGATACCGTGGCAAATATCTGTGCCTTCATGTTCTACGAATTATTGAAGCGACCGGAGCTGCGCGAGCAGGTAATTGCTGAAGCAGACGCCCTCTTTGATCAGGGTATGCCTACCGTGAACGATCTGCGTCAACTCGACGTCATCCACCGCACGGCAATGGAAATAATACGCCTCTATCCCCTTGCTCCAGTAATGTCATTGCGCACAGTAGCCAACTCATTTGAATTTGAGGGCTATAAGGTCCCCGCTGGCGAGACCCTTCTTATTGGATTCACAGTACCGCACCGGATGCCGGAATATTTCCCCAATCCGGAGCGCTTCGATATAGACCGCTACACCGCAGAACGCGCTGAGCACCGCCAGCACGGGGTCTATGTCCCCTTCGGCTTAGGAGCGCATCGGTGCCCAGGCAACAGGCTCGCCGAGGTGCTCATTGCGCTCAACATGGCGACCGTCCTCCGCGAAGCCGAATTGGTTCTCCATCCGCCCGATTGCGAATTGAAGACCAAACGGAGCTATGCCCTCCTACCCAACTACAAGTTCCGCCTGGTGCGTCGGCACCGATAG
- a CDS encoding Gfo/Idh/MocA family oxidoreductase yields the protein MNDIRIGIIGSGGMASRHAQHFSRTDGFELIAIAARNIETGPALANKHGIDYLPTYREILKRDDIDAIAICTYNDTHSEIALAALDANKHVFTEYPAARNIDEAQQLLSRIDQSSLVLRVGHNEVLSPSHRTLKRQTAQTGNLITALFTRLTPGRGQRPEILFNISISGPPALFFVYNIYPLVDCFGPATWVEAAAHYENLRDDSTYDSFANSVAVGFENGGIGQWNWTGGIEISDAEEYRHIVMTDGTLINRGDGWHLSTKSGEHDLPAAESLDITIQTQFLSDIHNGNWQTDARTAINAALIGLAAERSIEENRRIILSELI from the coding sequence ATGAACGACATTCGCATTGGCATCATCGGCTCAGGCGGTATGGCGAGTCGCCATGCCCAGCACTTTTCCCGAACAGATGGCTTTGAACTCATTGCCATTGCTGCGCGAAACATAGAAACCGGGCCAGCACTCGCCAACAAGCACGGTATAGATTACTTACCGACCTATCGGGAAATACTCAAACGCGACGACATCGACGCCATCGCAATATGCACCTACAACGACACCCACAGTGAAATCGCCCTTGCCGCACTCGATGCAAACAAACACGTTTTTACCGAATATCCCGCGGCGCGCAATATCGATGAAGCGCAACAATTGCTTTCCAGAATCGACCAGTCGTCCCTTGTGCTCAGAGTTGGCCACAACGAAGTACTCTCGCCCTCTCACCGGACACTCAAACGACAAACAGCCCAAACGGGAAATCTCATAACCGCACTATTCACCCGCCTCACCCCGGGCCGTGGTCAACGTCCCGAAATCCTCTTTAATATCTCCATATCGGGTCCACCAGCCCTCTTTTTTGTCTATAACATCTATCCACTCGTCGATTGTTTTGGTCCCGCCACCTGGGTTGAAGCCGCTGCCCACTATGAAAATCTGCGCGATGACAGCACCTACGATAGCTTTGCAAATTCCGTCGCAGTCGGTTTTGAAAACGGCGGTATTGGTCAGTGGAACTGGACCGGTGGCATCGAAATTTCCGATGCCGAAGAATATCGCCACATCGTCATGACAGACGGGACGCTCATCAACAGAGGCGATGGCTGGCACCTCTCGACAAAATCAGGCGAACACGACCTGCCCGCAGCCGAATCATTGGACATCACAATCCAAACCCAATTCCTCAGTGATATCCACAATGGCAACTGGCAAACCGACGCGCGCACAGCCATCAACGCCGCGCTGATCGGTCTCGCAGCCGAACGATCAATTGAGGAAAACCGCCGCATAATCCTCTCAGAACTGATCTAA
- a CDS encoding metallopeptidase TldD-related protein — protein MYKRTFIHVIAIFLAFSAVHAEDDILQRALRDELARSMQQLQLEDLERPYFISYRVREVKSKSSSATFGSLLNSSERHSRELSVEVRVGDYALDNTNFRSFSFGRTGVVYMYGGSVQLPLEDNYDELRRKIWLATDGAYKKALEDLARKRATLQNKTRTEEIPDFSREKSATKVHKMAPIVLDLDALEQRARQLSGLFREMPDIYTSRVRFNGSNTSFYYFNSEGSSFSRTSSSLSLTAVAATQAPDGMPLQDFVAVYARSPENLPGDDELAAKINTMGERLKQLRQAPLVERFTGPVIFTSQAATELFNQGFVPYMLSTRRTLSDNPDYERFYPQKKENPFLDKIGVRVLPEFLSVRAEPLMDAYKKQPLFGGYRVDDEGVPARPVHLVREGVLETLLTTRTPVRGIDQSTGSRRGPGVAPSNILVEAEKGLSEKQIREEFFKLIKRQKKQYGYIVTHIANPSYNVSESPVIYYSSRSSDDENKLQNAIFVYKVYLDGREELVRNAEFAGIGLYTFKDIVKVSKTHAVNTVPFRSQDNSSPFGRGESVLVSIVTPRMVLFEDITIKPPSGEIPRVPVSLHPFFDK, from the coding sequence ATGTACAAAAGAACCTTCATCCACGTTATAGCTATCTTCCTGGCGTTTTCCGCGGTCCACGCCGAAGACGACATTCTGCAACGCGCCCTGCGCGACGAATTGGCGCGCTCAATGCAACAACTTCAGCTCGAAGACCTGGAGCGACCCTACTTCATTTCCTACCGCGTGCGCGAAGTGAAATCCAAAAGCAGTTCAGCGACCTTCGGCAGTCTGCTCAACAGCAGTGAGAGGCACTCGCGCGAACTCAGTGTCGAAGTGCGGGTCGGAGACTACGCCCTCGACAACACCAACTTCCGCTCGTTCTCTTTCGGTCGTACGGGCGTAGTGTACATGTACGGGGGCAGCGTGCAATTGCCCCTTGAGGACAACTACGACGAGTTGCGACGCAAGATATGGCTGGCCACCGACGGTGCCTACAAGAAGGCGCTCGAAGATCTGGCCAGGAAACGCGCGACCTTGCAAAACAAAACCCGCACCGAAGAAATTCCCGATTTCAGCAGGGAAAAGTCCGCCACCAAAGTACACAAAATGGCACCTATTGTCCTGGATCTCGACGCGCTGGAACAGCGAGCGCGCCAGCTCTCGGGCCTGTTCCGCGAGATGCCCGACATCTACACTTCAAGGGTACGTTTCAACGGGTCCAACACCTCGTTCTACTACTTCAACAGCGAAGGATCTTCCTTCTCTCGCACGAGTTCTTCACTATCTCTCACCGCGGTCGCCGCCACCCAGGCTCCCGACGGAATGCCGCTACAGGACTTCGTCGCCGTGTACGCCCGTTCACCGGAAAATCTTCCCGGTGACGACGAGTTGGCCGCGAAGATCAATACCATGGGCGAGCGTCTGAAGCAGCTACGCCAGGCACCGCTGGTCGAGCGCTTTACCGGACCCGTGATATTCACGAGCCAGGCAGCCACAGAGCTGTTCAATCAGGGATTTGTGCCCTACATGCTATCGACGCGCCGGACACTGTCCGACAATCCGGACTACGAGCGCTTCTATCCCCAAAAAAAAGAAAACCCTTTTCTGGACAAAATTGGTGTACGCGTCCTACCCGAATTCCTCAGCGTGCGCGCTGAACCGCTCATGGACGCCTATAAAAAGCAACCCTTGTTCGGCGGCTACAGGGTTGACGACGAAGGCGTTCCAGCGCGTCCAGTCCACCTAGTGCGGGAAGGCGTATTAGAGACCTTGCTGACGACGCGCACACCTGTGCGCGGCATTGACCAGAGCACGGGCAGTCGCCGAGGTCCGGGCGTCGCCCCCAGCAATATCCTGGTCGAGGCGGAGAAGGGCCTGAGCGAAAAGCAGATCCGCGAGGAATTTTTCAAACTAATCAAAAGGCAAAAAAAACAGTACGGCTACATCGTCACCCACATCGCCAACCCGTCGTACAATGTTTCTGAATCTCCGGTTATCTACTATTCCTCTCGTTCCTCTGACGACGAGAACAAGTTGCAAAACGCGATCTTCGTCTATAAAGTCTATCTCGACGGCCGCGAGGAACTCGTGCGCAACGCGGAATTTGCGGGCATCGGCCTTTATACCTTCAAAGACATCGTGAAGGTGTCTAAGACGCACGCGGTCAACACCGTTCCCTTTCGCTCGCAGGACAACTCCTCCCCCTTCGGACGAGGTGAGTCAGTTCTCGTAAGTATCGTCACTCCTCGCATGGTCCTGTTCGAGGACATCACGATCAAGCCGCCGAGCGGCGAGATTCCCAGAGTACCCGTGTCCCTACATCCCTTCTTCGACAAGTGA